Proteins encoded together in one Pseudomonas sp. TCU-HL1 window:
- a CDS encoding putative bifunctional diguanylate cyclase/phosphodiesterase produces the protein MSALVEPMRMLLLADTPAWAERLRDLLATLGNASHLITAASWDAASSLMEELDCALVLCTPCRLPAAGRCPLPIILLLEEEPEDAPPGVSDWLVREHLSVDVLRRTLRHIRERRNLQYALERLAEQDPLTGIANRQGFQTLLAARLVEYEGRGLALGHLDLDNFRHANDALGYQAGDRLILQVVARLKAQLRAGDQVARLGSDEFALLLDTRRDPARAERVAERIAEALAEPYQVDGESLLLGCSLGLAYSRTSEGADPLMWHAHIAMQQAKASQGCTFHVFDERINRSARSRADLESELRRALRRDELELHYQPRLCLKTGNILGLEALVRWRHAERGLLTPNEFVPLAEESGLIVPLGYWVISRAFRDMQWLRGRGLPPLHMAVNLSFRQFQDSQLLSTLSRLIHERGVDARWLEFELTETAVMRRSEQVRQTMDALGHLGVRFSLDDFGTGFSSFVHLNSLPIALLKIDKSFVGGMQDRPENRQLVKAMINLAQNLKLEVVAEGVENAEQLALLRQFGCDQAQGYWISRPLPLAELARFLVFGARQALFASQEP, from the coding sequence TTGTCCGCGCTCGTCGAGCCCATGCGCATGCTCCTGCTGGCAGACACGCCTGCCTGGGCTGAGCGTCTTCGCGATCTCCTGGCCACCCTGGGCAACGCATCCCACCTGATCACCGCCGCGTCCTGGGATGCCGCCAGCAGCCTGATGGAAGAGCTGGATTGCGCCCTGGTGCTGTGCACGCCGTGCCGCCTGCCCGCCGCGGGACGTTGTCCGCTGCCGATCATCCTGCTGCTTGAAGAAGAGCCCGAGGATGCCCCTCCGGGAGTCAGCGACTGGCTGGTGCGCGAGCACCTGAGTGTTGACGTGCTTCGGCGCACCCTTCGCCATATCCGCGAGCGGCGCAACCTGCAGTACGCCCTGGAGCGTCTTGCCGAACAGGACCCGCTCACCGGTATCGCCAACCGGCAGGGCTTCCAGACCCTGCTGGCGGCGCGCCTGGTGGAGTACGAAGGTCGCGGTCTGGCCCTCGGCCACCTGGACCTGGATAACTTCCGGCATGCCAATGATGCCCTTGGCTACCAGGCCGGTGACCGCCTGATCCTGCAAGTGGTGGCGCGCCTCAAGGCGCAGTTGCGAGCCGGCGACCAGGTCGCGCGCCTGGGCAGCGACGAATTCGCCCTGTTGCTGGACACCCGTCGTGATCCTGCACGAGCCGAACGGGTCGCCGAGCGCATCGCCGAGGCCCTCGCCGAGCCCTATCAGGTGGACGGCGAGAGCCTGCTCCTGGGCTGCAGCCTGGGGCTGGCCTATTCCCGCACCAGCGAGGGCGCCGACCCACTGATGTGGCATGCACACATCGCCATGCAGCAGGCCAAGGCCAGCCAGGGGTGCACCTTCCATGTCTTCGACGAGCGAATCAACCGCAGCGCCCGCAGCCGCGCAGACCTCGAAAGTGAGCTGCGCCGTGCCCTGCGTCGTGACGAGCTGGAGCTGCACTACCAGCCACGCTTGTGTCTGAAAACCGGCAACATCCTTGGCCTGGAGGCGCTGGTGCGCTGGCGCCACGCCGAGCGTGGCCTGCTGACCCCCAATGAGTTCGTACCACTGGCCGAGGAAAGCGGGCTGATCGTTCCGCTCGGCTACTGGGTCATATCCCGCGCATTTCGCGACATGCAGTGGCTGCGCGGACGCGGCCTGCCGCCGCTGCACATGGCGGTGAACCTGTCGTTCCGCCAGTTCCAGGACAGCCAGTTGCTGTCTACCCTGAGCCGGCTGATCCACGAGCGCGGCGTCGATGCCCGCTGGCTGGAGTTTGAACTCACCGAAACCGCCGTGATGCGCCGCAGCGAGCAGGTCCGTCAGACCATGGACGCCCTGGGTCACCTGGGGGTGCGCTTCTCGCTGGACGACTTCGGCACCGGCTTCTCCTCCTTCGTTCACCTCAACAGCTTGCCGATTGCCCTGTTGAAGATCGACAAGAGCTTTGTCGGGGGCATGCAGGATCGGCCGGAAAACCGCCAGTTGGTGAAGGCCATGATCAACCTGGCGCAGAACCTCAAGCTCGAAGTGGTCGCCGAGGGCGTGGAAAACGCCGAGCAGCTCGCCCTGCTGCGCCAGTTCGGCTGTGACCAGGCCCAAGGCTACTGGATCAGCCGACCGCTGCCACTGGCGGAGCTGGCGCGCTTCCTGGTGTTCGGCGCCCGGCAGGCGCTGTTTGCCAGCCAGGAACCCTGA
- the alr gene encoding alanine racemase, with product MRPARALIDLEALRHNYRLAREVSGAKALAVVKADAYGHGAVRCAQALESEANGFAVACIEEALQLRAAGIRKPILLLEGFFEADELELIQEHDFWTVVHSSWQLEAIERASLGKPLTVWLKLDSGMHRVGLHPAEYRDAWQRLQASGKIENVVLMSHFARADELDCASSTEQVAVFEQARAGLEAEVSLRNSPALLGWPQVPSDWVRPGIMLYGATPFEVAHPLAARLKPVMTLESKIISVRELPAGQPVGYGAKFVTERPTRVGVVAMGYADGYPRHAPTGTPVSIDGQPSRLIGRVSMDMLTVDLTDLPNAGLGSRVELWGKEVLASDVAAHAGTIPYQIFCNLRRVPLVYV from the coding sequence ATGCGTCCCGCCCGTGCCCTGATCGATCTCGAAGCCCTGCGCCACAACTACCGCCTCGCCCGCGAAGTCAGCGGTGCCAAGGCCCTCGCCGTGGTCAAGGCCGACGCTTATGGTCATGGCGCGGTGCGCTGCGCCCAGGCGCTCGAGTCGGAGGCCAACGGCTTCGCCGTGGCCTGCATCGAGGAGGCGCTGCAACTGCGTGCGGCAGGTATTCGCAAGCCGATCCTCTTGCTGGAAGGATTCTTCGAGGCCGATGAACTGGAACTGATCCAGGAGCACGACTTCTGGACCGTGGTGCACTCCAGCTGGCAGCTCGAGGCCATCGAGCGCGCCAGTCTGGGCAAGCCGCTGACCGTCTGGCTCAAGCTGGATTCCGGTATGCACCGCGTTGGCTTGCACCCGGCCGAGTACCGCGACGCCTGGCAGCGCCTGCAAGCCAGCGGCAAGATTGAGAATGTCGTGCTGATGAGCCACTTCGCCCGCGCCGACGAGCTGGACTGCGCCAGCAGCACCGAGCAGGTGGCCGTCTTCGAACAGGCCCGCGCCGGCCTCGAAGCCGAAGTCAGCCTGCGCAACTCGCCGGCGCTTCTTGGCTGGCCGCAGGTTCCGAGCGACTGGGTGCGCCCCGGCATCATGCTCTATGGCGCAACCCCGTTCGAAGTAGCCCATCCGTTGGCTGCTCGCCTGAAGCCGGTGATGACCCTCGAATCGAAGATCATCAGCGTCCGCGAACTGCCCGCCGGCCAGCCAGTCGGCTACGGCGCGAAGTTCGTTACCGAGCGCCCGACCCGCGTGGGCGTGGTCGCCATGGGCTACGCCGACGGCTACCCGCGCCATGCGCCTACCGGTACCCCGGTGAGCATCGATGGCCAGCCCAGCCGTCTGATCGGTCGGGTGTCCATGGACATGCTCACCGTTGATCTCACCGACTTGCCCAATGCCGGTCTCGGCAGTCGTGTCGAACTGTGGGGCAAGGAGGTCCTGGCCAGTGATGTGGCGGCCCACGCCGGTACCATTCCGTACCAGATTTTCTGCAACCTGCGCCGGGTTCCGCTCGTTTACGTTTGA
- a CDS encoding Lrp/AsnC ligand binding domain-containing protein: protein MRTQHQSRRELDKIDRNILRILQEDGRISFTELGERVGLSTTPCTERVRRLEREGIILGYNARLNPQHLKASLLVFVEISLDYKSGDTFEDFRRAVLKLPHVLECHLVSGDFDYLVKARINEMASYRKLLGDILLKLPHVRESKSYIVMEEVKESLNLPIPD, encoded by the coding sequence ATGCGCACCCAGCATCAATCCCGTCGTGAACTGGACAAGATAGACCGGAATATTTTACGAATCCTGCAGGAAGACGGCCGGATTTCCTTCACCGAACTGGGTGAGCGCGTGGGGCTTTCCACTACGCCCTGCACCGAGCGCGTCCGCCGCCTGGAGCGCGAGGGCATCATCCTCGGCTACAACGCACGGCTTAACCCGCAGCACCTGAAGGCCAGCCTGCTGGTATTCGTCGAGATCAGCCTGGACTACAAGTCCGGCGACACCTTCGAAGACTTCCGCCGCGCCGTGCTCAAGTTGCCCCACGTGCTGGAATGCCACCTGGTATCCGGCGACTTCGACTACCTGGTGAAGGCACGCATCAACGAAATGGCCTCCTACCGTAAGCTGCTCGGCGACATCCTGCTGAAGCTGCCCCATGTGCGCGAATCCAAGTCCTACATCGTCATGGAAGAAGTGAAGGAATCGCTGAATCTGCCGATTCCCGACTGA
- a CDS encoding DUF4160 domain-containing protein — MATVHSDRNWKIKIYPDDHAPPHFHEQTPDGESLVEIDGLKVFGKGAEPKALKAALAWATDHTADLQRVWDEQNRRN, encoded by the coding sequence ATGGCCACCGTGCACAGCGACCGTAACTGGAAAATCAAAATCTACCCGGACGACCACGCGCCGCCGCACTTCCATGAGCAAACGCCCGACGGAGAGTCACTGGTGGAGATCGACGGGCTCAAGGTTTTCGGCAAAGGTGCCGAGCCCAAGGCCCTGAAGGCCGCCCTGGCGTGGGCGACTGACCACACGGCTGATCTGCAGCGCGTGTGGGATGAGCAAAACCGGAGGAACTGA
- a CDS encoding RidA family protein has protein sequence MSIQRLRTETRYSEIVIHNGTVYLAGQLDEKHSEGVGQQTCETLAAIDAMLAEAGTDKSRILSVTIYLKDMEADYAAMNAVWDAWVPKGAAPARACVEAKLYSPDVLVEMTVVAALP, from the coding sequence ATGTCAATCCAGCGCCTGCGCACTGAAACCCGTTACAGCGAAATCGTCATCCACAACGGCACGGTCTACCTGGCCGGCCAACTGGATGAGAAGCACAGCGAGGGTGTCGGCCAGCAGACTTGCGAGACCCTGGCCGCCATCGACGCGATGCTGGCCGAAGCGGGTACCGACAAGAGTCGCATCCTGTCGGTGACCATCTACCTGAAGGACATGGAGGCTGATTACGCCGCGATGAACGCGGTGTGGGATGCCTGGGTGCCGAAGGGCGCCGCTCCGGCCCGTGCCTGCGTCGAGGCGAAGCTGTACTCGCCCGACGTGCTGGTGGAAATGACGGTCGTCGCCGCGCTTCCCTAA
- a CDS encoding c-type cytochrome — protein sequence MNLIKKMLAAHAAVLALWAVSAQAATDDAIAERIKPVGEVCVQGQECKGVGAVAAAAGGGARTPDDIIAKHCGACHTAGVLGAPKIGDTAAWKERADHQGGLDGILAKAITGINSMPPKGTCADCTDDELKGAIKKMSGL from the coding sequence GTGAACCTAATCAAGAAAATGCTGGCGGCCCATGCTGCCGTATTGGCCCTGTGGGCTGTTAGCGCCCAGGCCGCGACCGACGACGCCATCGCCGAGCGCATCAAGCCGGTGGGCGAGGTCTGCGTTCAGGGTCAGGAATGCAAGGGCGTTGGCGCCGTAGCAGCCGCTGCGGGCGGCGGTGCGCGTACGCCGGACGACATCATCGCCAAGCATTGTGGCGCCTGCCACACCGCTGGCGTGCTGGGCGCGCCGAAGATCGGCGATACCGCTGCCTGGAAAGAGCGTGCTGACCACCAGGGCGGCCTCGACGGCATCCTGGCCAAGGCCATCACCGGCATCAACAGCATGCCGCCGAAAGGCACCTGCGCCGACTGCACCGATGATGAGCTGAAAGGCGCCATCAAGAAGATGTCCGGCCTGTAA
- the dadA gene encoding D-amino acid dehydrogenase, whose translation MRVMVLGSGVIGTTSAYYLAQAGFEVVVVDRQNAVAMETSFANAGQVSPGYASPWAAPGVPLKAVKWMLQQHAPLAIRTTSDIDQYLWMTQMLRNCTAARYAVNKERMVRLSEYSRDCLDELRAETGISYEGRALGTTQLFRTQAQVDAAAKDIAILEASGVPYELLDRDGIARVEPALARVKHKLAGALRLPNDQTGDCQMFTTRLAEMAEKLGVEFRFGQNIERLDFAGDRINGVWIDGKLETADRYVLALGSYTPQMLKPLGIKAPVYPLKGYSLTVPITNPAMAPTSTILDETYKVAITRFDNRIRVGGMAEITGFNLDLNPARRDTLEMITADLYPEGGDLNQASFWTGLRPATPDGTPIVGATPFRNLFLNTGHGTLGWTMACGSGRLLADLMARKHPQISAEGLDIFRYGNSKETPSNVNPAPAH comes from the coding sequence ATGCGAGTGATGGTCCTTGGCAGTGGTGTGATTGGTACGACTAGCGCCTATTACCTGGCCCAAGCAGGGTTCGAGGTGGTCGTAGTCGACCGCCAGAACGCCGTGGCCATGGAAACCAGCTTCGCGAACGCTGGCCAGGTTTCCCCCGGTTATGCATCGCCCTGGGCGGCGCCCGGCGTGCCGCTGAAAGCCGTCAAATGGATGCTGCAGCAGCACGCGCCGCTGGCCATTCGCACCACCAGCGACATCGACCAGTACCTGTGGATGACGCAGATGCTGCGCAACTGCACCGCCGCCCGCTATGCGGTGAACAAGGAACGCATGGTGCGTCTGTCCGAGTACAGCCGCGATTGCCTCGACGAGCTCCGCGCTGAAACCGGCATCAGCTATGAAGGCCGTGCCCTCGGTACAACCCAGTTGTTCCGCACGCAGGCCCAGGTAGACGCCGCAGCCAAGGACATCGCCATCCTCGAAGCCTCCGGCGTGCCCTACGAGCTGCTCGACCGCGATGGCATCGCCCGCGTCGAACCGGCCCTGGCCAGGGTCAAGCACAAGCTGGCCGGCGCCCTGCGCCTGCCCAACGACCAGACCGGCGACTGCCAGATGTTCACCACCCGCCTCGCCGAGATGGCGGAGAAGCTGGGCGTGGAATTCCGCTTCGGTCAGAACATCGAGCGCCTGGACTTCGCCGGCGACCGCATCAACGGCGTGTGGATCGACGGCAAGCTGGAAACCGCAGACCGCTACGTGCTCGCCCTCGGCAGCTATACCCCGCAAATGCTCAAGCCGCTCGGCATCAAGGCTCCGGTCTATCCGCTCAAGGGGTATTCGCTGACCGTGCCGATCACCAATCCGGCCATGGCTCCGACCTCGACCATTCTCGACGAGACCTACAAGGTCGCCATCACTCGCTTCGACAACCGCATCCGCGTGGGCGGCATGGCCGAGATCACCGGCTTCAATCTGGACCTGAATCCGGCTCGCCGCGACACCCTGGAAATGATCACCGCTGATCTCTACCCGGAAGGTGGCGACCTGAACCAGGCAAGCTTCTGGACCGGCCTGCGCCCGGCGACTCCGGACGGCACCCCGATCGTGGGCGCCACACCGTTCCGCAATCTGTTCCTCAACACCGGACACGGTACCCTTGGCTGGACCATGGCCTGCGGCTCTGGCCGCCTGCTGGCCGATCTGATGGCGCGCAAGCATCCGCAGATCAGCGCCGAAGGCCTGGACATCTTCCGTTATGGCAATTCCAAGGAGACCCCGAGCAATGTCAATCCAGCGCCTGCGCACTGA
- a CDS encoding cupin domain-containing protein, producing the protein MDVGVRLQAIRKLKGLSQRELAKRAGVTNSTISMIEKNSVSPSISSLKKVLGGIPMSLVEFFSLDLEQENQVQVVYRASELTDICSGAITMKLVGKAHPSRALAFLDETYPPGSDTGDEMYAHDGEEAGMLVEGRLELTIGSEVYILEPGDSYYFESSKPHRFRNPFDAPARLISATTPANF; encoded by the coding sequence TTGGACGTCGGTGTTCGACTGCAAGCCATCCGTAAGCTGAAAGGCCTGTCCCAGCGTGAACTCGCCAAGCGCGCGGGTGTCACCAACAGCACGATTTCCATGATCGAGAAAAACAGTGTCAGCCCTTCCATCAGTTCGCTGAAGAAGGTGCTGGGGGGCATTCCCATGTCGCTGGTGGAATTTTTCTCCCTCGATCTCGAGCAGGAAAACCAGGTCCAGGTGGTTTATCGGGCTTCCGAACTCACCGATATCTGCAGCGGCGCCATCACCATGAAGCTGGTGGGCAAGGCCCATCCCAGCCGCGCCCTGGCCTTCCTCGATGAAACCTATCCGCCAGGCTCCGATACCGGTGACGAGATGTACGCCCACGACGGTGAAGAGGCCGGCATGCTGGTGGAGGGGCGCCTGGAGCTGACCATCGGCAGCGAGGTGTACATCCTCGAACCGGGTGACAGTTACTACTTCGAAAGCAGCAAGCCCCACCGCTTCCGCAATCCGTTCGACGCCCCTGCGCGGCTCATCAGCGCGACCACGCCGGCGAACTTCTGA
- a CDS encoding xanthine phosphoribosyltransferase, translated as MEALKQKIREEGIVLSDQVLKVDAFLNHQIDPRLMQQVGHEFAERFRGKGITKIVTIEASGIAPAVMAGLELGVPVIFARKFQSLTLKNDLLISKVFSFTKQTESTIAISAKHLTSADNVLVIDDFLANGHAAKALIDLIGQAGASVAGLGIVIEKSFQEGRALLESEGYRIESLARVASLADGKVTFVD; from the coding sequence GTGGAAGCGCTGAAACAGAAGATTCGTGAAGAGGGCATCGTACTGTCCGACCAGGTACTGAAGGTCGACGCCTTCCTCAACCACCAGATCGATCCACGCCTGATGCAGCAGGTAGGCCATGAGTTCGCTGAGCGCTTCCGCGGCAAGGGCATCACCAAGATCGTCACTATCGAGGCCTCCGGCATCGCCCCGGCGGTGATGGCCGGCCTGGAACTGGGCGTGCCGGTGATCTTCGCCCGCAAGTTCCAGTCGCTGACCCTGAAGAACGACCTGCTGATCTCCAAGGTGTTCTCCTTCACCAAGCAGACCGAGAGCACCATCGCCATTTCGGCCAAGCATCTGACCTCCGCCGACAATGTGCTGGTAATCGATGACTTTCTGGCCAACGGCCACGCCGCCAAGGCGCTGATCGACCTGATCGGCCAGGCCGGCGCCAGCGTCGCCGGGCTCGGCATCGTCATCGAGAAGTCCTTCCAGGAAGGCCGTGCCCTGCTGGAAAGCGAAGGCTACCGGATCGAGTCCCTGGCGCGGGTCGCCTCCCTCGCCGACGGCAAGGTCACTTTCGTCGACTGA
- a CDS encoding DUF2442 domain-containing protein, translated as MTSKAKINGVEPIAGKHALLVVFANGKRYRVDLREHIRSFPVLKPLEDLALFSTAQVGEWGFDLTWGEDLELAATTLHRLALEQAGEVMPVQAFKRWMAANKLSLTTAAVELGFTRRTITAYSSGTALIPKHVALACKGWEFEHKGKKADKAEGRKARRIA; from the coding sequence ATGACCAGCAAAGCTAAGATCAACGGTGTGGAGCCCATTGCCGGCAAGCATGCCTTGCTGGTGGTGTTCGCCAACGGTAAGCGCTACCGCGTTGACCTGCGCGAGCACATTCGTAGCTTCCCAGTCCTCAAGCCACTGGAAGACCTGGCGCTGTTCAGCACCGCCCAGGTCGGTGAGTGGGGCTTCGATTTGACCTGGGGCGAAGACCTGGAACTCGCGGCTACCACCCTGCACCGGCTGGCGCTGGAGCAGGCCGGTGAGGTGATGCCCGTTCAGGCATTCAAGCGCTGGATGGCCGCTAACAAGCTGTCGTTGACCACTGCCGCCGTCGAGTTGGGCTTTACCCGCCGCACCATCACCGCCTACAGCAGCGGCACGGCGCTGATTCCCAAACATGTGGCCTTGGCCTGCAAGGGCTGGGAGTTCGAGCATAAGGGCAAAAAGGCGGATAAAGCTGAGGGTAGAAAGGCGCGACGTATCGCTTGA
- the rep gene encoding DNA helicase Rep, with the protein MSRLNPRQQEAVNYVGGPLLVLAGAGSGKTSVITRKIAYLVQQCGIRAQYIVAVTFTNKAAREMKERVGTLLRGSEGKGLTVSTFHNLGLNIIRKEHARLGYKPGFSIFDESDIKALLTDIMQKEYAGDDGVDEIKGYIGNWKNDLILPEEALAKARNPKEQTAAVVYLHYQRTLKAYNAVDFDDLILLPVKLFQDNPDILEKWQHRVRYMLVDEYQDTNASQYLLVKLLVQHRAQFTVVGDDDQSIYAWRGARPENLMQLKEDFPSLKVVMLEQNYRSTSRILKCANILIANNPHVFEKQLWSEMGVGDPIRVIRCRNEDAEAERIAMEILTLHLRTERPYSEFAILYRGNYQAKLMELKLQHHQVPYRLSGGTSFFGRQEVKDLMSYFRLLVNPDDDNAFLRVINVPRREIGSTTLEKLGNYATERGISMFAACEEMGLTEHLDSRFTDRLQRFKRFIDRVRQQCAQNDPIAALRSMVMDIDYENWVRQNASSDKVADFRMGNVWFLIDALKNTLERDEDGGMTIEEAIAKLVLRDMLERQQEEEEGADGVQMMTLHASKGLEFPYVFIMGVEEDILPHRSSIEADTIEEERRLAYVGITRARQNLAMTFAAKRKQYGEIIDCSPSRFLEELPQEDLEWEGMDDAPVEVKAARGNTALADIRAMLKKS; encoded by the coding sequence ATGTCCCGACTCAACCCCCGGCAGCAGGAAGCCGTGAACTACGTCGGTGGTCCGCTCCTGGTGCTCGCCGGCGCCGGCTCCGGCAAGACCAGCGTGATCACCCGCAAGATCGCCTACCTGGTGCAGCAGTGCGGGATCCGCGCACAATACATCGTCGCGGTGACCTTCACCAACAAGGCGGCGCGCGAGATGAAGGAGCGCGTCGGCACCCTCCTGCGCGGCAGCGAGGGCAAGGGCCTGACGGTTTCCACCTTCCACAACCTCGGCCTCAACATCATCCGCAAGGAACACGCGCGCCTGGGCTACAAGCCGGGCTTCTCGATCTTCGACGAGTCGGATATCAAGGCGCTGCTGACCGACATCATGCAGAAGGAATATGCCGGGGATGATGGCGTCGACGAGATCAAGGGCTACATAGGCAACTGGAAGAACGACCTGATCCTGCCGGAGGAGGCGCTGGCCAAGGCGCGCAACCCGAAGGAACAGACCGCCGCCGTCGTCTACCTGCACTACCAGCGCACGCTCAAGGCGTACAACGCGGTGGACTTCGATGACCTGATCCTGCTGCCGGTGAAGCTGTTCCAGGACAACCCGGACATCCTCGAGAAGTGGCAGCACCGCGTACGCTACATGCTGGTGGACGAGTACCAGGACACCAACGCCAGCCAGTACCTGCTGGTGAAGCTGCTGGTGCAGCACCGCGCGCAGTTCACAGTGGTGGGCGATGATGACCAGTCGATCTATGCCTGGCGCGGCGCGCGCCCGGAAAACCTGATGCAGCTGAAGGAAGACTTTCCCTCGCTGAAGGTGGTGATGCTGGAGCAGAACTATCGCTCCACCAGCCGCATCCTGAAGTGCGCCAACATCCTCATCGCCAACAATCCCCACGTGTTCGAGAAACAGCTGTGGAGCGAAATGGGCGTGGGCGACCCGATCCGGGTGATCCGCTGCCGCAACGAGGACGCCGAGGCCGAGCGCATCGCCATGGAAATCCTCACGCTGCACCTACGCACCGAGCGCCCCTACAGCGAGTTCGCCATCCTCTATCGGGGCAACTACCAGGCCAAGCTGATGGAGCTCAAGCTCCAGCACCACCAGGTGCCCTACCGGCTTTCCGGCGGTACCAGCTTCTTCGGCCGCCAGGAAGTGAAGGACCTGATGTCCTATTTCCGCCTGCTGGTGAACCCGGACGACGACAACGCCTTCTTGCGGGTGATCAACGTGCCACGCCGGGAGATCGGCTCGACCACCCTGGAGAAGCTCGGCAACTACGCCACCGAGCGTGGTATCTCGATGTTCGCCGCCTGCGAAGAAATGGGGCTGACCGAGCACCTGGACAGCCGTTTCACCGACCGCCTGCAGCGTTTCAAACGCTTCATCGACAGGGTGCGCCAGCAATGCGCGCAGAACGATCCTATCGCCGCCCTGCGCAGCATGGTGATGGACATCGACTACGAGAACTGGGTTCGCCAGAACGCGTCCAGCGACAAGGTCGCCGACTTCCGCATGGGCAACGTCTGGTTCCTCATCGACGCCCTGAAGAACACGCTGGAGCGCGATGAGGACGGCGGCATGACGATTGAGGAAGCCATCGCCAAGCTGGTGCTGCGCGACATGCTCGAGCGCCAGCAGGAAGAAGAGGAAGGCGCCGACGGCGTGCAGATGATGACCCTGCACGCCTCTAAGGGCCTGGAGTTCCCGTATGTCTTCATCATGGGCGTTGAGGAGGACATCCTCCCCCACCGTTCCAGCATCGAAGCCGACACCATCGAAGAAGAACGCCGCCTGGCCTACGTGGGCATCACCCGCGCGCGGCAGAACCTGGCCATGACCTTCGCCGCCAAGCGCAAGCAGTATGGCGAAATCATTGATTGCTCCCCCAGCCGCTTCCTCGAGGAACTGCCTCAGGAAGACCTGGAATGGGAAGGCATGGACGACGCACCAGTGGAGGTGAAGGCCGCACGCGGCAATACGGCCCTGGCTGACATCCGTGCCATGCTCAAAAAATCTTAG